The genomic region GGGGTAAtaaaaacaccataaaaatgtcaaaatgaccGATCACCATGAAGCACTGGCCTTTTTATAACCAAAACTTGcaatgaacttaaaaaaattccTGTGTTAAGACAAATGCCATTTTTACTTAACTTTATTGTTCGACTTATCCTCACTTCGCTGCACAGTTAAATAATTGCAGAAGAGAACTTCAGAAGGGAATCAGTAAAGATCTGATTGATATTAAATGGCATTCAAGCATGATTGTGGACTCTGGATGGAAACAAACTGTTAACCAGGGCATTAACATTAACACTGCTACTGCCTCTTTATGAGAATATGGGGCATATTTAGGTACTAATTGTTTgaacagcagcaataaaacatAATGCTTAATAACATACAAATGAAGAGCTGTGTAACTCGTGTAATTCCATCAGAAAACGCTCAGGAACAGCAGCTTGACTTTAATTACTCAgatcaaaggaaaaaaggcattttgaagtCTGGTCTAAAGTGTTATTTATTACTCCTCTCACTAAAGCATAGATCAGCTCAGATAGAAATAGCACTTTGGACTGGATTTGGTTAgtgaaaattggaaaaaaaagaatattcattGCTTTGCTGATGTCCATGTATATTGGGGGATATGTTAAAACCTAATTACAACAGactggcagaaaggaaaagagaaaagaaagacaaagtgtAAAAGCTAAAATAAGGACAAATAAAGGTCACGGCTCCATGTGTTGCTCTCAGAGACCTGAAGCTGGTAAACACACACAAAGGTGCCTCAGCTAAACACAAAATGTAAAATGGGCATCCTCTTTCCTCCAGACTCCACTCTATACATAGACAATATGTATGTGCCACTTAACAGTCAATGTAACACcggtattttaaatactttttttatcaGCCATTACTTCCTATTTTCAACTATAATAATCCACATctttggtgagggttttttttttacatttgtagcAAACTTTTAAAAGCTGAGAATCTTGGCCCAAGGAATGCTTTGCTGGTAAGATAAGGTCAAGAGAAAGTCTGAAATACCTACAGCCTCCTAATTATTAGCATTTTCTTGCAGGTCCAGAATACAGAACCGACCTGGCAGGTGGCCTGGGTGCATCCCAGCAGATTTGGATGACAGCCCCTAACACTGGCCAGTACCTTCATGCTTCCAGTACCTTCATGCctcatttcttcctgtgaaattGTTGAGATCTATAAGTGAAACCCACTCTGTAAAGCTAGGCGGTTTTGTGACTATGCCCATCACACCCTCACTACATCCATCGATCTACAAACAGAGAAACATACACGAGTGCTCTCCCTGTGGATCTAACATCCATTGGGATCCCATGCATGTAGGAGACCTGCAGGGTCACTTTGGCCAAACTGTACAACCCAACACACAACCTCTCATGTCTGAATGAGTGTCCTGGGGGGAGCTGTGTCCACCCCAGGGTGAGGGCAGGGCAGGACCGTGGCTGGCTCCCATGCATGGCAAAAAGGGAGTTGACGATACTTACACCAGTAACGAGTTTATGCAACTGAGCAGGCCATTAACCGCATGTGTTTACATTCAAATTCACACGTAAATCCTTCATGACACTAACTGCGGAGAATCCAGTAAGACTTTCTAAAACGCTGATAGCGTAGAGGAGCGGGGGGTGTACGCACAGGGCTGCGCTGCTGTTTACACAAGGGGTTTCTTGCAGATGCAGTAAATGTCAATGCACAGCCCCAGTTTATATAAATAACGCCATTACTGTAGTAATAAGCCGGAAAGTGCTGAGATCACATACTTGGAGTCTGGAGGCAAGCGGAGCTGGGTGTGCAGCCTGAGCGAGGCTGCCATGTGCCAAATGTTGCTGTAAGGGCTGCAGGGCACATGTGCAGCTCCAGCGCTCGCCAGGAGCGGCACAGCCGGGTGCAGGGGACCTGCGCTTGCATCTCCTTTTCTCTGCAGCTCAACTACATTTCTTTAGGGCCAGAAGAGACCAGAGACCAGAAGATGACCCCATCTGGGCTAGATGTATCCCTTTATCCTAATAATATTCCCAAAATCTTGCATCCAACCAAAACACCCTCTCCACAAAGCACTCGCCTTGTTCTGAAGACTTTGAGAGATGCGGTATCTAGCCCTTCCTTTGATAGCTCCTTCCAAAATGTGTGCATTTCCCATTTAAATGTGTCTGGCTTCATACTCTGGCAATTAACTCCTGTCACATCTTTCCCTGCCAATGGGCCAGCCAGAGCAAAGATTTAAAAACTTTGCAATGACTCCATGCGTCCAGCTGATTTCCCAATGGACAttgcagggatttttttccccactggcaTCTGCAAGAGCTGGAACAAGCTCTGTATGTGGGATAATCATCGACTTCAGGTAATTTGGAGTCCTGGGCACACTCGGCGTACCCCATGTAGGCAGAGGTGATGCCCAGATAGGAAAGCCATGATAAATTCCCCATTAACCTTTGACCACCTCGCAGTCTTTGCTCACTGCTATATCTCCCCCGGGGCTTTATTCCAGTATTTCAAACCTCTGAAGAGTTTCAGACAGCCACAGAAATGGAGCCGACAGAGAAATATTTCCTCTTTCCCACCCCAAGTGTGCAATTTCTGCATAGGCCTCTTTGGGTCTGAGGTCCAGGTCAGGTCAAGACGAAGTTTGGGTGCGGGCCAGCTTTTCTGAACTGAAGATGTCACAGCTTGGATGTTTGCTACCCTGGGTGTGAGACACTCACACATTTGCCTCAAAGGGGTGGAGGTACTGGGCTTGACCTTGAAATCCCTGCTCTACTCCAGGCACTGGAGTTTGGCCATAAGTtccagggaccccagaatttcaTCTTGCTAATTGCAGTTTGGCTCCTGGCGCAACTACGGCATTTGGCTCTAGCGGTGAAGAGATCAAAAATAGACCCGTTTCACTAAGAAACAGAAACCTTTTCCAAaccatttgaaaaataattcttctgCTAGATTCACGGCACCTATACAAAATACCAGACCAAGTTGTGGTGCAAAGGTAATTTTGTAATATTGTCTGTTCTGCCTTGCCAGCACGTATTCCTGATGTGCACTAACACACACATATTCACACCCTCACACACACAGCCATCCTTCCCTTTGAAACATAGGTTTACAGAACTCTATCATCTATTAACACAATTCCaggcttttattccttttcttctgtaacttttaTTACACAGCCACAGACATAGACATGCTCTGCCATCCTGTCTCATTTTGATACCATATTTGCCACTGATTGAAAATCACataacagtttttattttcaatgtctGATAAAAAATTTTCAGTTTGAAAGGGGCCAACTGTACAAAGATTGTCCATGCGAAGTTTAAAAATGCCACACATAAACTGGCATGTAAGGCCATGTTTGATctgtaatgcaaataaaataaacaaagatgTTGAGTTTTAAGCCTAAAATTTCTTTGATGTTTGAAGCCCCATGGCTTTAAAAGTACAACTGCCTTCTGTATCACAGCCTGGCATGTACTTTTATATGcctgtatgtatacatatacctAAAATTAAAAACTTCCATGGTCAAAATAGCGTCAGTAGCTAATGGCAAGACTATGGTTTTCTTTATTCATGAGTGAAGATGAGTCCAAATCTTGTccctctgaagaaaaacaaattcaaacATGAGCAGGACCTGGCTGAATTTATTTAGACTAAGGAAGACTTTGCAATACATGCAAGGCACAATCAAGCCCTAAAAATAAATGACATGCAGTAGGGCATGGGACAGAGTGACTCTTAAGAGCACTTACAGGTACCCTGTGGAGGTAAAATAATTCctcaaaaacacaaaccccacccAGGCACAGCAGGCCAGCACAAGGCCCAGACAATATATACAGCCCCTCTTAAATAGGGCATAGGATGGTATTTTCCTAGGGGGGAAATTTTACACCAGTGTGGGTGCCCAACAGGAGATGCTCAAGAGGGAGCTGATACCCAAGGCAGGATGAAAACCCCGCACTTTCTGCAAATCAAGATCTTTATGGCGTCTCACATGGCACATCCAAAACCAGAGCTGTCTTTTCAGCGCCAcggctgggagctgcagctgtgCTTGGCTGTTGCATCGTCCACACTGCGTGGTTTACTGCAATGTTTGCCTTTGGAGACCTCTCTGTCAGCATCACTAGAGACTTCGATCTAAAGGCAGGAGCTTTAAAGGGCAGGAAGAAGCCACTCCTTCTGCTTGAGCCATCTGGCAATACGTAAAGTTTTTGACAGCATGATATAACGCTACAGAGCTGGATCACGAAGGGTAGAAGGCACCAGTGGAGAGCGTTATGCTCAGCGTGGAAGATTGTGCTGTATGGGAAACGGAAGATTGCTTCTCTTAATCCACTAACTCTTTCTGAGGGTCAGCAGTATAGCTGCCATTTGAAAAAGTGCTGTAAGACAGACTCAGGATCTGCTTAGAGCTGAACCGTACAAAACCAGTGTTCACCTCCACCTTTGAAACTGGTTATCAGGTATTTGAAACTGGTAACAGCATGTGTTAGAAGTACCCTTTCACTGCAGCACCAGCTCAGAAAGCAGAGAAGGGCCACGGGCTTACAGGTGAATCCTGCCCTCTGCTATGCCCCTAATGCTGCTGAAACGTGCGGTACCTTGGGACATACTGTGGTGCAGTAAGTAGCTTCCCATAGGCATGAGACAGGAGATGTAGCCCTTAGCATCTCTCATGGAAACATCCACTTACTGCCTTCTTAAAATAAAGGTGATGCACTTAGTGTATAAAggctttttaggtttttttaaaatgaaattactcaATAAACTGCAGCCATTAAGAACTCCTGTCTAAATCATACCTTATATCCGAACAGAGCCCTCAGTGCTCACATTTAAGTCTCCCTGAAGCTGAGAGGATGTACAGAAAGATACCCATGACCTGAATTTAGCTTTTATGGACTTCACAAATTTGTGTTAACAAAGTGTAATTGAACCTTCCTGCTGAAATAATTAGCAACGGGTTGCTTTATTATAACCTCTGCAGGAAGAGCATTGCGAGGGACAGTCTGCCTGTAGAGATGATAACATGGTTTTCCTACTACAGCATACAGGAAAGCAGCAGTGTGCTACGCAGTGCTGTATCGCAACGGTGCCAGTTGGTAAACACCATGTGAGTAGGAAGGTCTCCCTCTTGtacttcctcttcttcctccttctcctcctcctcctccttctcttccccagagTTACTGGATGACTCCAGCCAGCACCAGCACAGTGGGCAGGGATGGAGCAATTGATCCAGGTGGCTAAGGCAAAAAAGGGACTTTCTGGAGCAGCTTGTATTGGTGAAGGAAAGCGGGCGCTTacgtgctttgctgaatcagggtcCCATCTCACAGCGCTACGGCTGAGCAAACAGGGAACTGTTTGGTTTGCTGGTGATTCAAACAAGCCCGCAGAAAAATCACTGCAGGTCAACCCAGAGCAAATACCTTTGGAAACattcagagaaaagcaaagccGAAAGCATTGTTTTGTTTCAGATTAAATGAAGTGTTTCACTTTTAAATGGAACAGCTAGTTTGTTAAAGAGCTCTTTTGCGAAGCAGGCTTGAGAAGGAAGTAATTTCAAACATAAAAACTGGCATGTTTcaaattttcagggtttttttaccaGCAAACTTGAAGTGAAACTCAAGTGAACAGCAAACAGTTGCAGCATTGCTGAACTTGGCTTCTCTCAAGAAAATTTTGGCCACTAAAGGGTTGCATGCCTCTCTGTGGCATGCAGCAGAATGAAGGTGTGAGTCCTCCTGGAAGGGAGCAGCTCCCCACGTGTTCTTCTTACTACATCCAACTCACCCTCCACTggctccttcagcagctgcattTACAAATGAAGTGTTTCACCTACATTTGATATGTTCCCCTCCCAAGCACCCTGAGGCCGAAGTTTATTTTACAGGCTCACAAATTACTATGTTTTGATttacaaaattttcttttaaaaagaaaaccggCTGCAGGTTTGtgcttaaaaaacaaatgcaacctcctccaccccacccccccaccccccaaaaaagaaacaaacccaaaaacatagTGAAAGAGATTTCTCTGTGAGCAGAGAACTTTGCTACTGAAGATGACAAGGGGTCCATGAGAAGTGATCTGACCACTGCGGACCCCCACAGCCAGAATACAAATGGTGGAAAAGGTCAGCTTCTGATGGAAAGGATGGCACCAGCAGTACCTGAGGTGATGTTAGGAGATTACACGTGGCTAGTGTGAAAAGGCATGGAGATGACCTCCAGGTTAGGAGAAGTACAGTTGGTCACATGCTACATTGAGCATATTCTGAGCATGGCATCTatagaacctgaaaaaaaaaaatctttattttctttgatcaAAAATACGTATAGAAATGCCTGTTTTGAGGAAAAtatcatacatttttttcttgtttaacaaaataaattaaatatacatgACTTCTGTTTAAACTCTATATAGAATTACAAAGGTTTTATATTTGCAATTGGATTCATTTCCAGTCCATATAGGTATTTAATATGGtccttatttattttctcttctttctgttttgactGTTGTTTGAACTGCAATAAAGTTGCGTCTTTTCCAAAATGTTATCTGAGGGGAGGGGACAACCACACACAATCTAGGTGAATATTTCTCAAATGCGTTTTTTCCTACAAGATTATTATTTCATTCTCTTTgtttcttactcatttttctaATGGTTTCATATATTTTGCATTGATGTAGAAAATCCAGTAGCTTGTCACTGTGAGCCATCAGAGAAGGACAGCgtattttttcttccccatcagcagttcaattattattattattaattattattatttcttaaatataaatataaaggtGTTCTGTACAAtgttcctctttccttctttcctttttcctggcaGTGGCACTGAGTCCTAGGACCAGGGGAGTAGAGCACTTGCGGTTTGTTCTGCAGAACACCCCATGGGAAACACGATGCCTTCAACTTGCAGAAATCGAACCAACCAGCTTCATTCGTGTTTCAGATCAAATGACCATGATTGAGAAGCATTCAGTGCTTCATGTTGTGAATAGAAAGTAGTTTTTCCGACCCtcctgtgttatttttttccccggaAGAGGTGAATTGGTTATGTCTCCTGGTGCTTTGGCACTAAACCTCAGGTACTTCAGAGCTCGAATCACTCAGAGCGGGACAGGTCTGGGGGCTTCCCACTGAAACAAGTGATGTGCAGCAGGCACGGGAACAGCAGTGCCCATCCAGAAAAGCATTACAGTCACCTCTTGCTCTTCTTGCTCCGTTTAGCAACACAAGGAAGGAGGTGGTGGCTCACATCCCTACGTCCTGTCTCACTCGTCGCCACCTTGATTAAAAAATCTGGAAGTCTCTGCTGTTGGAGATGGCTGCCTCTCTGCTGAGATTTGGAGTTCCTTCATTATTCCTCGGCTACATCCTGATtgcaataataaaaaacaaaaatctcttttctctctctgtctttctctattatatatatatttatatagatagatatagatatatacacatatatatatacacacatacacacacgcatatacaattatatatatatgtatatatatatttaaaattatatatataatcttttctgtctgctttgccTATTGCTGGCAGTGTGAGCTGACTTGAAGCAGTCTCTTCTGAGGTACCACGAGGAAAAGCCCGAACGAGCTACTGTACACGGCCGCCCTCTTAGCACTGGTACTGAATGTGCTGGTGCTGATGGACTTTGCCTTCCACGTGTGAGTGGGTGTGGGTGTGGATGTCCGTGTAAATCTTTGGGTACATTTTGGATGCCATGGCCGGGGCGAGTGCAGGCCCTTGGGACAGtaaatgctgctgctgggcaACATATTCCTCATAGTTTATGGAGGAGATGCAGTCTTTGTCGGGGACCTGGGAGACGCAGATCCTGTCCCGGGGCTGCGGCCGGTGCACgggggcagcagctggaggggagcagggttTCTTCTTGGTCTGGCAAAGCCACAAGAGGATCGTCCCAAAAATGAAGACAGCTCCGGCAGGGATGCCGATGATCACGGGCCAGGGCAGGCTGCTGGCCGAGGAAGGGGGCACAGGTGCACTCGGAGGCTTGGGATCTGGACATtatgggaggggagagagagaaagagttaATTAAATGCAGGCAAAGTGGATTCAAAACAGATGTCACACTTGGGCTGGCTTTTGTACAGGCTGTCTGGCAACCCTGCCAGACCAAGTAACAAGGGAGAGATCAAGCCAGCACATGATGTTTGGtaactgctttgcttttcagtgctcCTGGAAGGACAAGCAACTCATTTTCTCTGGTTTAGGGGTCAGGACAGGAGtctttgggggattttttaactttcttatcCAAGCTTTAATCGATGCACTAGAGCCAGCCTGAGAGAGTTTCCTAACCCCCTCACTCTGCAATGGAGTGGGCTTCGCTGCCCAGATTGGAGAACACCACACGGGACGTGTCAGTAATACCTCCATGTCAGCAGACCAGGAGGCACAATCGGGTGGTGCAGAGCCATGGCACGTTGCCCACTTGCCTCTACTAGGTGTAGCTGTGTCTGTGTGGGCTTAAGATGCTCTTTAGCATTCCTGTCTAGCTATACTGGAGCTACTCAGCCGTGCTCTGCCATGGCAGGCAGCATGAATGTGGTGGTTTGGAGGGGTTGTCTTTGAGTTTCTTGTGTGGCTGGAAGGAAGGCTGAAGGATGGGAAAAACATGAGCTGGTGTCCCCTCCTTGGCGCTCAAGCCATGGAGAACTGAAAGTTCACACGGCATTAGTGTGTCCAACTCCGTATGGCAAATCTCCACCAGTGTCCTTGGACGTGCCCTTGGCTTTCCAAGGGCAGCATATTCAGCTACTGGAGGAGATGAGATGCTTCAGACAGCATCTTTCACACCTacctcccctttcccctctttGCTGTTGGCAACCTGTATATCCCTGAGTGGCCAGTCCAGTTTCTCAGTCTGATTTCTTGATTTATAGACCCAAAAGGCGTCCTGGGGTAGGATCCTTGCTATCAAAATCCCCATCTAGATAGCTACCAGCTAGGATTTCCAAAGCCCTAAAAAATACCTAGGCACAGAATTCAGCTTGCAGGGTGACACGCAAGAAACTTTGAAAACCACAGGCTATTCCAATTGCCCAGTGAGTTATGTTCAAACATATATCACTTGACTTTCAAGCCAAACTTCTTTAAGACActaatgtctttttctttccttgacaaATAATCCCACTGCTagtttgaaatattaaatatatacCATGTGGTCTCTTTGAAGTCAGAAGGACCTATTCTGTGTACCTCAATAGACAAAACTTTGATTCACCAACActggaaattacagaaaaatttaGGCCGGAAGGGGagtctggaggtcatctggtccagccccctgctcaaagcaagacAGGATCAGAGAACTGACCCACCAGCTGACCACGAAAACAGCAGTCTTCGTGTTGGTTGGGAGAAACGAAAGTGTTTTTATATTCATCCATGCTGCTCTCTGGAGCTGTCTTTGTCAAATCTGGTAGGTTTACAGGCAAAATGGTGCTTTTCTAACTCATGGCCTTGCAACCACATCTTCGCCTCTGAGGGCAAGCTGGGTTCTCCTTCTCTGTCATTGCCAATAACAACAGGCCTGCAGGCTCTGGTTCTGGTATGAGGCCTCATTATAGTCCCATTTAAATCAATGGAAAgtctcccactgatttcagtgggagctggatCAGACTCATAGTTCAGAAACTCCCAGAGGCTTTGAGTTATATACCACCCACGCAGCCTTTGCCTTGGGATTGACAGTCTTTCTAGTTGGAGTTTAGTCCTAAATCTAAGTGATGCAGAAGAAGACGCCAAGAGCATTCTCTTGCTTGGCAACCCGCTGTCAATATCTAAATTCAAGCTAGTGACTCTCGATGGCTGCTGAGATGCAGAGCTTTGGCAATCAGTGAGCAGAAGAAGCCATGCTGCCTTAGTTACAGCAGTCATAAGATTTTCCCCACTACCTACACAGAAAACCAGCCCTAACAGCCTGGGAGAGTTAATGATCTCTGTCTTTCACTGGTGTCTTGACTGGAGATGCCCCATTAGACCTGACAGCTAAAATGTTCTGCTATTGGCTCCAGCTCCTGCACTCTTAGCTGTGTTGGCCTTGTGGtggtgaagggaagaaaaagcagttagatTGATTTTTGTCATAAAACTGGTGGATCTGAAGCTAGATTCACATGGCAAGATGAGGCataaaagaaatgcctttttcaATAACAAATATTTATCAGGGCAGAACTGTCCCGTCAGGAGGCAAAGGAGCAAATGGCAAAGCGAGGATGGTGTGTCTCAGACACACTTGATAGAGCCTCACTTGGACATGGCCACCAGCTCTGTGCCctgaggagagaaggaagcagcTGCGAGCTTGGTACAAGGGTCCCCAGGGGATTATTGGGTAAGAATTTAACTAAATAATAATTCTCTCTTTCACACTcgttcttttcctttccttgtgaCCAGGacaatttttattcttctcttatTTTATGGACCTGTGTCATTGTTTCCTTTTACCAGCAAAAGCAATATAAAGAAgagcaagagaaaggagaaagttgCAAACTGTGCTGCTATTCAGTTCCCTTCTCACATCCTGCACCTTATCACTGAAGTGATGTACCGCCTGCAACTGCAGTATCCTTTCCCAGTTCCTCTTCCATACAGGAGACGATCAGTCATTTTATTTCACCTTGCTGGAATCATTATCTTCcatgaagggagaaaaggaaacatcATCAAAAGGATTTCAGCAGGGGCTGATTTAAATCAGGGTTAATTTATTCCCTCATTCATTCTTATCAGAATTGGGCTAGCCTAAATCAGCACAGCATCACAGAGGGCCATGGAGCCCAATAGGCATCAGCAGTTGTATTAATAAATACCATGATGGAGACTGTTGGttcagatgaggggaaaaaaggcataaCTCACCTGGCAGGACTGTGAGAAAAGCACTGCGAAAGCTGTAGCCCATGGTGTTTGCCCCTAGGCAAATGTACATCCCTGCATCCTCTTCCTTGGCTCGAGTAATCATCAGTTTGTTCAAGTAGGAACCATCAGGACGGGACCAGACCTCCCCTGTGGGCAGTACAACAAACTTCTGTCCCCCGACGTCAATGGTTGAGTTGTACTTGCTCTCCGTGCCATACTCGACCCTTTTCAGCCACTGGATGACGGGTTTGACATCGCTGCGGACTTTGCACTGGAAGGATGTGGTCCCACCGTAGTCTACCGTCGTGTTGACAGGGTGCGTCCCTGTCAGGATGGGCTTGGACCTCGTCCTCTCTGCACACAAACACAGGGAGCTCAATGGAAAAAGGTGTTTGCCAATCTCATTAATTTGTGATTGCAGAAACATAGGAAAAAGGCGTAGGAGGGTTGCAAAATAattgtctagtccaactccctACCCCAAGGCAGGCTGAGATTTCTCCAGACCTCTCCTGATATAAATTTGCCCAGCCTCTGCCAAAGCCTCTAATGGTAGATGCTCTCCAGTCTCTCCAGACAACTCCTCCATTGTCTGAGGTCTTTTCTCATGCTCGGTCTGAATCTTCCTGTTTCTAACAAGGAAGTCACTTACTCTATGTGCATCAGACCTGGAGAAAAGTCTGCTTTCCCTCTTAGACCTTATATTTTGGAAGAGTTTCTTCAGCCCTCTCTTCTGTACACTGAATAACTCTCCTAACTGATAAGCAAACAGGGACTGAAGAATCTCCTGTAGaaggtttttctggttttgctgtgtttctgctcTCTCAGGTCACTCATGAAGCATTTATATTTGGATACCCAGTTTGTGGATACCCACCACACAAGTCAGATCTGGCCTTTCTGCTCCTTGGCAAGTATTGTAAATCCAGTCTGGACTACTGAATTTCCCCATTCCCTTGCTGTACGCTGCAGCTATGAGATGACAAAAGGGGCCATCCTTCCTTGTACTCCCACTTATCCCCATGTCTCAGGGACCATATCACAGAATAATGGGATCTTAATGATGTACCTTGACCTACAGGGTCAGAGGCTGCAGTGATCTTTCTTGAGTCTTGACCAGAGGAAGATAAATGGCCTGATACTAGCCCCAAAGTCCAAAACCCATTTCAGGATTAAATTTTGGTAATAGAATAGTTCTGAACACAAATGAAGTGGACTATTTCACTGTAAACATTCACTTGATATTGTCCCTGATGATGTCTTACCAATGTTTATAACTatctgaaaggagggtgtaaagaagatgaagccagacttttttcagtggtgcccagtgacacgaccagaggcaatgggcacaaacagaaacacaggaggatctaaacatcaggaaacactttttttactgtgagggtgtcTGAGCACtgtcacaggttgcccagagaggttgtggcatcTCCGTCCTTGgtgatattcaaaagccatctggacatgatCCAGGGCAACCAGATCTAGGTAACCCTCCTTCAGCaggggaggttggaccagatgacctccagaggtcccttataacctcagccattctgtgatacTGTGATGCTGTGTCTTTTACCACCATGTCTGGTAGGGTGCAATTTACAGGTGAATGTGACAGAACCTTATGTATTCTCAGACACATCAGTTTTTTACCAGTTATTTACAAGTACA from Accipiter gentilis chromosome 3, bAccGen1.1, whole genome shotgun sequence harbors:
- the FGFRL1 gene encoding fibroblast growth factor receptor-like 1 isoform X2 gives rise to the protein MNYKSERTVACTIRRDLVFKMELQLALLFAGIIAFSDSARGPPRIADKVIHRQSVRLGRTIKLLCPVEGDPPPLTMWMKDGRTIHSGWTRFRILQQGLKIKEVESEDAGTYICKATNGFGSTNVNYTLIVIDDASSGKDSQVPEGSNGEYEDHSGKQWARPRFTQPAKMRRRVIARPVGSSIRLKCVASGNPRPDITWLKDNKPLTPQEIGENKKKKWTLNLKNLKPEDSGKYTCRVFNKVGEINATYKVEVIQRTRSKPILTGTHPVNTTVDYGGTTSFQCKVRSDVKPVIQWLKRVEYGTESKYNSTIDVGGQKFVVLPTGEVWSRPDGSYLNKLMITRAKEEDAGMYICLGANTMGYSFRSAFLTVLPDPKPPSAPVPPSSASSLPWPVIIGIPAGAVFIFGTILLWLCQTKKKPCSPPAAAPVHRPQPRDRICVSQVPDKDCISSINYEEYVAQQQHLLSQGPALAPAMASKMYPKIYTDIHTHTHSHVEGKVHQHQHIQYQC
- the FGFRL1 gene encoding fibroblast growth factor receptor-like 1 isoform X3; translated protein: MELQLALLFAGIIAFSDSARGPPRIADKVIHRQSVRLGRTIKLLCPVEGDPPPLTMWMKDGRTIHSGWTRFRILQQGLKIKEVESEDAGTYICKATNGFGSTNVNYTLIVIDDASSGKDSQVPEGSNGEYEDHSGKQWARPRFTQPAKMRRRVIARPVGSSIRLKCVASGNPRPDITWLKDNKPLTPQEIGENKKKKWTLNLKNLKPEDSGKYTCRVFNKVGEINATYKVEVIQRTRSKPILTGTHPVNTTVDYGGTTSFQCKVRSDVKPVIQWLKRVEYGTESKYNSTIDVGGQKFVVLPTGEVWSRPDGSYLNKLMITRAKEEDAGMYICLGANTMGYSFRSAFLTVLPDPKPPSAPVPPSSASSLPWPVIIGIPAGAVFIFGTILLWLCQTKKKPCSPPAAAPVHRPQPRDRICVSQVPDKDCISSINYEEYVAQQQHLLSQGPALAPAMASKMYPKIYTDIHTHTHSHVEGKVHQHQHIQYQC